ctgaaacaaagagtgtcagaatTGGTGtggacaattaaataaaaacaattacaattatcAAGGGGATTTAATTATTCtttaacaaggtaagtttttacagacatataggttcaaatcagtttgtgttgattaaataaaatcaatctttttgttaattgttttcgtccttattaattttgtgttcgttcattgaaatcaatttattctgaaagaattttaatttctgagtattttgttgttcttaaaaagggtcggGAATATGTGTCAAGTAGAAATTATTAtggtaaccttatcacgatgcggttcatcaaatgcaaacaatagaccagttcattgttattgttttgattcccaATTTTCgtgcatgcgcaatgcactggtaggcaaaagcatgggtaacagtaacgcaaaacatatggataacgacacttgtttagtcaataaatcgaaaagaaacttcgaaaaaacaacacctaaataatatttcaaaaatataatattaagtaacaaaataatttattaagacATTTATATTTGCATCTTAAAAGAATGCGTCATTGGCATCAAAGTAAAGATcatctgaagactgaaagaccgacaatttgacacaacaaagagctttATGCATAAGCCGCATTATCATTTGCAGAAAAgcttaaataaattacaataatgatacatctgattataaaattataattatcaaaggCATGAGTACGCTAGAGTAATAAGAAATGAGTGGTAGAATGTGTCAGGGGTTAGTTGAAACAGGGACGTACTACTAGGCcatattaaaagcgaagtgcatgacgatatttacatgtagttttaatttggataggttttgtacagagaatgacactATTTAGGAATATTACAACTGAAAAACGCTAcgtcacatgatgcaaattgaactgtgtaatCATGTATATTGTAAACTCGTTAagtactagtgagtatgagtgtcATTAATcttacattttaacacacatatatatacatgtttatctatatacatattgtttcattattatttttttttgaaaacattatttatcgctgttggtgtcaaatgtaatttctggTTTTTATGATGTTGTTTGTGCATtatcgtaacattaaatcttcatacggaatgacagAGTCTTAATTTactgatacccgctaaatacgtttaatgttTTTTACGTACATTTTATAGatctaattaataaataatttatgtttcataaattaaacgggctaatATCTTTACGGTGTACTATTTCCGATAAtctatattggacattactttaaatttgtacaatatgtaacatatctaatttaagcaactgttaagtatttcgGTGGtaaattattcaaccaaatgactaCTTAATACACCCAGAAAGCGAAGACATCTTgtcatcatcaattgtgtttaatgaccagactgtcatctgccacccagtgtggtttacgACACcctgttgttagttaagtctggacaatatctcatcaaaacgagataatcggattatgcagaacaaaggggcaatttaACACCGAAATACAAAGGTTTACATGATTTtatgatgcaaacaatcaaaagaaaaatattgcatttaatttaattaaatatttatttaatgtgtcaacagtTTTAGTTTTCCCAGCTAAATACCATTAGGGTTAATTtctatatgttgtatatttggaattgatctatgtattgcttgttttcaatcatatttgtttcagtaaagtagaacatcttgttggcatgttgaaaaataaaatctaaatataatcgtttaaatataaatgatcaCGCTatatttctccccattgattgtgtctttcttttgcctaccaatgCAGTCCGGaagtaaacacgcaggtgcgttAACTGGTCTATAGCAAAATGGcagcagttttgacggccaaaatttaaGCATGCGCAAACgagacgtcattatcggaatccccgaAACCTCCtatcccttgtcaaaaaataacccactttcataccaaaacacacttaaaccaacataaaactgtgttttttctgagtttttcttagtggaagttggtttttgctaataaaagtgagttttatgtgcgctaaactgtgcttaactgagtttaaagttggttattttaagaagatgtgtgtttaagcgagtttttttctataagaagtcggttttttgagtgtcaaaagtgagcctttttatttatgagttggtttatgtgtgtttatgtgtgtctttttgttttataagcgagtcttttacaacagaagttggtctttttttaaacagaagtgggtttaagcgagtttaaattggtctttttgttaattagttgagagctgcaacgaggcttaaagactcactttaacacacttttcaacaagttggtcttttgtttattaatataactcatcaatgaaacaataattcttcaactgggtctttgtttgatgtttatagccataaataatacaagtcaattgtaaaggggcttttttacagcttgtttgccattgtccctattgtacatttgtgtgctccccataatttttagggaatattggatgaaaatggctctttcagaacatcacaggttcacagatggacaacaagtatcactgacaaaaactataacaatggtcaagcttagttttatacatgaaaatgaaagagtttgtgtttcactttgatttttttctttatgtttgtttttattataaacaatatcttattattgttttatgtcttaattttttttattttttttttaaacaatcttatatgattgtttatatttgtttaaaacagtatttacttgttaaatctgcatatttaaataattatggtattgaaaacattattttgaaaataatctatttatttttgtacataagttatgcaagattttgatattttcatatgataccatcatatccattttcttaatttgcaataaaataataaaatgccaaacatgacctgtgttacataaactgtcaacaaaataacaagacaatacctaaaaacacccttatttcacaccactaacaataaacagataataatctgtcaggcattcagagctaaacagggtactgattatctaggggtagataaggctactgatggggtttgcctagagataaggctgtgtggaatgAGATATGAGGCTTTTGATTGGCTAggaagaaaacaacaacttttgaaaaacaagctggtgtcagcaattgaatattgagctaaatttaattcagcaacattaatataaagaagtgaaagacttataatggtgaaattctgtcagcatgaagtattgtgtgatgaaaacaatgtgttttttactgcaatgttgaaatcaacaataagttggttggaaaggaggttgaactgcctgttgttgtttttttggaatactgaagaacagttttaagaggtatgtattgtcatttcttcatcccttttttatttagtttattgaattcattatgatcattatcatatttatgtattgtcactaggaaatgtaaatggataagttattgtattgcaatttaaaggaaaaacaacacaatttgaagcaaaaatagataaacttgcacatgaaaaagtgtaaatgttgtgtacagtgaataattatggttgtgtttcatggttattgtcatcttaaattttatttatagctaTTTCTGGTTATAactgaacggatttctttccctcatacttaattagaacttatatattttaattttgaaggttaaactcttgccacaaggcaaaattgacattGATGGCCTtcggaagatcctttggaaagaatgtgcatcatcgcctgcctgatgtatggacttttatacctggtttttaccctgcacaagctggcaaacttgaggggaacaagagtgggaaaacctcgccctgtccttgaccaagaaagctcgatttgttgagaggtaaactatacaggttattgcatttacaatgccaccagaccacacagccaaatgagaccacgcatcttggtacattttcaaactgcattttctaccaaacgcaatttcttttaataattgatgaaaagtgctaagtcacatgtgatcacgggattaacatttcaaaaattaacaaacaaaaacaacaagcaaataacttaaatttattactattaaagcaacaagattaccataacagcaatatttcatagttaagacgtggaacgaaaacataaccaatcatcatgtttgaagaatgccttgcccttttgaaagtgatatggtattaatcctttgcagatcaactggcataagagatgctcaagagaagaaggacacaagcagcatcaatggtacaTGTCGCTCCAGCACCTGCTTTCCAGGTctctctaccagctgctttccaagtccctccacccgccaagatcaggtctaggtccctgcactggctgctgtccaggtcccctagcagtcaaggtctctccagtggctgctgtgcaggtcccaacaccgtatgccgtcaaggtccctccataagctgaaatccaggttcctcattccactgcggttcaggtaccttcaacagctgagatccaggtctctgcagcagctgcggtctaaatactccacccgcagtggtTCACTGCGGTcaaccttttgctttaaaatcttccataaatgtctattattgtataatgtattgtaaaaataatctgtttgtattaatttgcggtgtactatttttgtcatataaacataattttcgtacacattgtgtGTTTTTTCCTTTTAACCACATGGAGCTCATAATGAAatgttgtaattgcttcacaaaaaccattttttctagaacatatcagtccaaaattattgttttcacactgcaaaatcccacctaaggctcacaaaaaacctactttcttaaaaaaactcactaaaacactgttaaaacccacaaaaatcaacttacccaaacccacaaattgcttttgttttcttcacagataaaatactgttaataactaggtttaaagcgagttaaaagcatgttttcactgtgaaaaaaactaagaaaggcgtgctttcagctcacttttcgctcacttaaaaaccgtgtttagcctgcttatagctcacattaaaaacacacattttacccACTTAGaaccaactccacagacagaagttggtctaagcatgtttaaaatacctcaaaaaaacaacttgtagaaaatcatactcactttaaacaCACTTATTAGATgattaaaaaacccactatgttggtttaaagcgagttaaaccaagatttaactcagaaaaaaccaagtcagtaagctaaaaaacccagtcggtaagctaaaagcgtgtctgaaaacCCGCTTTGAGCAAAGTGCAAATACCCCAGAGTGAAACACAGCTGCCTGaagaaaactcactttaaacccacttaagacggttaaaaaacccactatgttggctttaagcgagttaaaccaagattcaactcagataaaaccaagtcggtaagcaaaaagtgtgtttaaaagactcgcttttagctcggtgccaataccgcagggtttaacccagtttaaaactgggttataaccggattttgctcacttttttgacaagggatataaacaagcttaaccttctattAACCTTCTACTAATGCGTTGCTAGCATCCGTAAATACAGAAGAGCTCTgatatctgttgagaacaaaagaacgtttcccagaaatcccctctgcagaagcatgaacgaggttacaaaACAGACCATtggtattattattttaattaattgttttttatattcggttttagcgattatgaagcatttgtgttgttgttaatcgtatcgctgaagttattgctgaactcatgttcaacgttttataattgaaaatataaacaagcgtaactaTTTGCgtttgttttcccgaatctattaatagcctaagATTATGAAttacctgtactacgtcattgaggtgtatgtgagagcaaggaacgacaactctgcgtggagattgccgtGCAATCGTACTCTCCCTTGTTAATCGGCAGccacatctattaatagcctcagatttatgaatgagctgagcaaaaatactatgTCACGAAGatgcagcagaaagtggacttttttaatcattcataaacaatctcttccgcgacacgtataatacaatcatagtttattgattcttttctatataagctctgttcgaaactattacatttaacacgatattcatataatgtttccatttgtgaatgaatatagttggagaactaaaacctgttgcataaattatacaactctttttcGCGCGGATACGGCGTGTGTGGCGTTAGTAGGCTCTCCGTATATAAGGCGAACCGACTTGAATTTTGAGCAACGACATAAGCTGGTCGCTaagcgaccaactaaaaacagaACACTAGGTTCACTCAGAAATGCGTATTGATTTTGTGCTCAGGCAGCTGATAAGGGTCAGTTGGAGTAATTAAGTGTGCATTCATGATTGGAATTCAAACAGTTCAAGCTATGAACAGTTTTTTCTCACTAAAGTAATTTTCTgcgaaataaatattactacattaAACTTTGAGAATATTTGACTAgaatgtaaacaaggttttattatagccatataaggaaaaatgccccgccccctggtagccatgtttttcaaccaatccaaaccattttcaaactcgtccaagatataattaggatgaatcttctgacaaagtttcatgaagattgaacaataaatgtggcctctagagtgtttataacaaggttttacaaatttgaaagccatatatagccatacatgtataaggaaaaatgccccgccccatggtaACGATGTtgtttcaagcaaccggaaccattttcaaacatgtccaagatatcatttggacaaatcttccgaccaagtttcatgaagatgacaataaatgtgacctctagagtgttaacaaggttttactatagccgtatttaagagtttatttatttttatcatattttcacGTTTTGACcagaaatacttttttttaaatccagaCTAAGAAAGTATGTGCTACAAGAATGTTCTTCAGTTGGAAAACTTACTGTAAATAAATAGCTCATTTTTATATACCaatattaatacatgtagttgTATTTTTAAGTCATTAAGCATTCAGAGCTACATCCAAGTTGTAGAATATTTACAGAGCTAGGAATTTACACTGTAGATtattggacgcatatatacgacactaaaaattccactgtagattatttggacgcatatacaCTATTGAGTTTCTTCTCATAAAAACATGATCTTAATTATCtatatttgtttgtccatttgaAGATTGTTTAAGGACAcaatataacaattataacacAATGTTTTAACAGTTTTACTTACAACATTTGACAAGTTTTCGTTTAAGTGTTTATGTTTATCACTAGTTATTCAAAAACAAGCCATATTTTGAAAGTAATGTATGAAGATGTTCTGTTAAAATGATCTGGTAGTAAACCAATGTTATCAAACCAGGGCAATACAATTGTTTGGATGCTGTCATGAGTGCATTGCAATCAACTCAACTTTAGGAAAtcgagtaaaaaaaaataaaaaattaaagtaaCAACATATCCTGTGAAGTTAATGTTCACTTGTATATTTCaaataacaatttcaaaatattcaaattccCTGAGTAAAACATCCAAACCAGAGGCCAGGAAGTTCAAACATCTAGTATTTATAAGTTTACATGTACGTAGCCCTGAGTGTGTCAAAGGCTGAGTTTGGTATAAATATTGACTGTTAAGTTTCTGTACATATAGTGCTAGATAAAAATGCTATTAATGATACAGTTAGAGAAAAAATGGTGTCAGAAAGAAAGAAGTCAAAATGTAACATATTACTAAACTGTCAAAAATTCCTATATTTTTCTTGAAAAATGGCTCAAAACTCCTATATTTATGctgttataattatttacaatattaaataattgtttttatattttcaggttACTATGGTCACATCATCCACAACACACAGTCACAATACTGGCCACTTAGCCAGAGAAGTTATGAAAGTCGGAGAAGAGATCAAATCCAGTGTCGCCAACAATCGTGGGAACCCAGGTCAACTTTTGAGTGAAACATCCAGTATGTGTATTAGTGGCTGCTGGTGAGCCAGACACATTAAAACATGTTGTTAGACGAATTAAACGTGAAAATACAACACCAGAACCAGCAAATGTAACAGAAATACCCGAGATTCCTGAAGAGTTCACAACCACTGGTGGGGTTGGATAAGATACCATTCTTACTTTATGACAATTACAAACCAGATCAGGAAAATGAAAACagaattgtaatatttggaactGAGTTGGGATTAAAACATTTATGTGATAGTGATAAATGGTACATGGATGGAACATTTGGAACCGCTCCTAAACAATTCAAACAGCTGTTCATCATTAGACCTGCTGTCAGTGACGTGTTTGTGACGTGTGTGTATGCATTCCTACCGAACAAACAACAGTCTACGTATGAAGAAGTGTTCGACGCTGTGATGGATGCTTGTGACGGATATGAACTCACACCAAATCCAACTTCAGTCTCTTGTGACTTCGAAATATCAATCCACAGAGCTATCAACATTATGTTAGGTCCTCAGGTAAATATCCAGGGTTGTTTTTACCACCTTATGCAGCCAACATGGAGAAAACTGCAAAGTGATGATCTGTCAGTTCTGTACAAAGAAGATGATTCTATTAAACACTTCTGTGGAATGAGCGATGGGTTGGCATTTTTGCCAACAGACTGTGTGCAGGAGGGAATGCGGTACCTGCGCTCAGTTGAGCCAGAAGAACTCCTTGAAATATTGGAATATTTTGACACTTATTATGTTAGTTGCCCTTACTATTCAACCCAGGAGTCTTGAGGAGTGATCATTAGTGGCCCTTACCATTCAACCCTGGGGTCTTGAGGAGTGATCAAAATTACCCGAACAAACAATCTGAGGTATCCAGTTGATATGCGGAATGTGAATAAAGTGACTCTGAATGACGGGTATGTACCAACAATATTTGTGAGTCTTGGAACAATGGATTCGCCTATCTAGTAGGACAGAAGAACCCCAGTCTGTGGTATTGTATGAGTAGTATTCAGAAGGATCAGATCAATGTGATGACAGAACTTGAACGGTTGAGACAGAGTGATCAAGTGAGGAAATGGGGTGATGAGTGAAGTGAAACAGTACCAACAGAAATTGAAGAGTCTGTGTCAACAGTTCTGGGAGGGAAAGAAGACTGACGTCTCTGCATTTCTGCAGGCGCTTGGACATTTGATCAGATTTAAAATTTGATGACAATGTAAGTTTTGAAAAGTGAAATATGAGAGGATGTCTAAAGTGTGCAAATAATatcatgtatttgattttattataTGAGTTGTTCCAGTAAGACTGATTAAAATTGTTCAATGGTTCAATGGGTTAGAATGTAtattattgcattaattaattcCAGTAACAATTTCTAGTTTTTCatataatataatgtgttttCAATTTACAATAATCATTAAATggatttattgttataatataaaatattcaggctgtcaagtgaccctttatcaaaaagtaggaaaaaataggaactacttttgcaaaaaaaagaaGCAAAAAAGTAgtaacttttccctcaaaagtaggaatacatagtACACAATCTTTAGATACAGGTCCacgaaacatagcttgaaacagagcatgagtgccatcacatgttttGTACCggtacccacttgaagctaccttaagggcccagaggatttcagccttttgtatctgtttcttgtgtgatggatgtacttgcatacagatacatttatccccaccaccctgagagctgcGTGGCTTTggagcacttccaaacaaacgcttttgtgaattatcatgcatgtttttcatattttcctTGTGATTTtgtccatctgcatgacttatcagttgattagcaccagaattactacacgAGATGGACTTCATGCAGGCAGTACAATATCCTgcaaagtgtttttccactgttgtccaacttctccatccatgaagggttaaactttgttttcccactaggcattttagcacttaaagtgtatctatgataattaagcttcaagcaaagctaccctgttAAAGAAGTATAGTTAGATGCTGTCCATTTTGGTGtctcatcaaataagtggtttgAGATCTTCTGTGTATGGATATAAAAATGGttatatattgtgcatgttatatccttaagcagaagatcaaatttatttagtgatacaccaacttgttgtacaagattaatactagtatataaagcagtgtcaatgctTTGCTACTGCTTCattttgaaacctttaaattgacaatagggtgcagttataatgacataagttatatttaaaatgactggtcattgcagagcagattatgcaactggagataggatcttatcacctgacatcttttatgacatcattgattggtcaatgaaacagttgcactacattgtttattccagtttcaaactagcaaatttgttgaattgatatcccccgccaatatgcttctggacacaaaagtgttatatttaacactaaaaaagcattttttaagatacaaagggccataaatctattattaacagatggtgtacaatgccatttggcgtgcatcaacatcttatccacatatatactcataccaagttttaatgaaatccgcaaaagcacttccaagatatggctcatatgacagacagacagacagacagacagacatggctcatatgacaaacagacagacagacagacatggctcatatgacagacagacagacagacatggctcatatgacagacagacagacagacatggctcatatgacaaacagacagacagacagacatggctcatatgacagacagacagacagacatggctcatatgacagacagacagacagacatggctcatatgacaaacagacagacagacagacatggctcatatgacagacagacagacagacatggcTCATATGACAGACAAGGGCGATAGTTAAGCACCGTTGTGGTCAACACAGGCATGGTGGCCAGTATTAACAAATCTCATCAAATGACAATGTCATTACTTCCAAGTCGCGATATACTGAGCCTGGCACACAAATCGAGCAAACTTCATCCGTTAACAAAAATGAAATTGGCTGCTTTCGATATATCTGGAGAGCTTTGCAAAAGCAGGGCATACCGAAACAACCAAGATACCTTATTGTCGAGTCATGGAGAATTAGCACGCGAAAACAGTGTGAAACATAtctgaaacaagagggccaagatggccctagttcgctcacctgagaggagtcggttcattcaatctttacctaatgtcaaacttgacctagatattttacCAGACAAAactcctggtcaagtttcatcattattgaaccaaaactctggcgtagggagtgtttttgtttttgtaagatttgaaatggtgacctatattttgagttgaccccccttaccaaacataaaactttgctaacaaggattttgtataatataatgaaaatttggacaatctaagggcaataattatggcattaattatgtgattttgctcatcatcaaacttgactgagatctttcagcaactttgataaagaatgcttgagaaatgtgaatgctagagtgtttacaaaccaaatgtggacggacggacagcggacaaagaccaatcctaaaacctcacctgagcaatcaggtgagctaaaaagtgtgtttcaccgatctgagccattttccaacttgtccatgaaatcaataaaaccaatgtattgactaagtttcaagatgattaggcaaaaaatgtgacttctatagtgttcgatcacaaggtttctctctatatagtcacataaggaaaactgccccaccccctggcagccatgtttattgacccatcaggaccatttgcaaactcatctgagatatatataaaacaaatatattcaccaagtttcatgatgattgggcaaaaaatgtgacttctagagtgttcacaagcttttttttactatattaataaaagaaaactgcccccccccccggacagccatgttattcaactgaccgaaaccattttccaactcaaatcgcctatcaaggaaacaaatgttctgaacaaatttcatgaaaattgggcaaaaaatgtgacttctagagtgtttacgaacaaatgtggactgACGGACGgtcgacggacaaagaccagtcacaaaagctcacctgatcaatcaggtgagctaaaaacaacagctgtcaccataggatgacatatgccccctataaacgctttgatagaagttatagcatttttcgaatcctaaacgcagatttcgaaaccaaaacgtggaccctaagttcaagctcaaggtcacaggggttaaaatttgaatgcgtatggaaaggccttgtccatataaacatgcataccaaatatgaaggttatatctcaagggacatagaagttataagcatttttcgaaacctaaacgcagatttggaaacctaaacgcggaatCTAACTTCaaagtaaaggtcacaggggtaaaaaaatttgtgcatatggaaaggccttgtcga
This sequence is a window from Dreissena polymorpha isolate Duluth1 chromosome 16, UMN_Dpol_1.0, whole genome shotgun sequence. Protein-coding genes within it:
- the LOC127861860 gene encoding uncharacterized protein LOC127861860; protein product: MDGTFGTAPKQFKQLFIIRPAVSDVFVTCVYAFLPNKQQSTYEEVFDAVMDACDGYELTPNPTSVSCDFEISIHRAINIMLGPQVNIQGCFYHLMQPTWRKLQSDDLSVLYKEDDSIKHFCGMSDGLAFLPTDCVQEGMRYLRSVEPEELLEILEYFDTYYVSCPYYSTQES